Within the Acidimicrobiia bacterium genome, the region GTCCTGGGTGACCATCCCGATGCTGGCCCGCAGCGAATCGAGCGTCGCGTCCCGCACGTCGATGCCGTTGATGCGCACGGCCCCACTCCGCGCGTCGTAGAGCCGGGGGACGAGGTGCGACAGGGTCGTCTTCCCGCCGCCGGAGGGGCCGACGAGCGCGGTCATCGTCCCGGGCTCCGCCCTGAACGTGACGTCGAAGAGGACCTGCTCGCTCGGCGTGTGGACCAGGGAGGCCACGGACTCGAGCGACGCCAGGGAGACCTCGTCGGCGCTCGGGTAGCCGAAGTCGACGTGCTCGAAGTCGATTCGGGCCGGGCCGCGGGGGATCGTCACGGCGTCCGGCTTCTCCGCGATCATGGGCGGGAGGTCGAGCACCTCGAAGACGCGCTCGAAGGACACGAGCGTCGTCATCACGTCGACGTTGATGTTCGAGAGCTGGGTGAGCGGCCCGTACAGCCGGGCCAGGTAGGCGGTGAGCGCGACGAGGGTCCCGATGTTCAGCGCGCCGTTGACGGCGAGGACGCCGCCCCACCCGTAGACGAGCGCGGTGGCCAAGGCGGCGGTGAGCGTGAGCGCGACGAAGAAGAACCGGGCGTACATGGCCTGGATCACGCCGATGTCGCGGACCCGCCCCGCCCGGCTCGCGAAGGACCTCGTCTCCTCGCTGGGGTGACCGAACAGCTTGACCAGCAGCGCACCGGCGACGTTGAAACGCTCCGTCATCGTCGTGTTCATCTGCGCGTTCAGCGCGTACGCCTCGCGCGTGATCGACTGGAGCCGCCGCCCGAGCCAGCGGGCCGGCAGCACGAACACGGGCAGGATCAGGAGCGCCACGAGGGTGAGCTCCCACGAGAGCAGGAACATGACGACGAGGATGAAGGCCACGCTGATGAGGTTGCCGATCACCGTCGAGAGCACGTCGGTGAAGGCTTCCTGGGCGCCGAGCACGTCGTTGTTGAGCCGGGTGACGAGCGCCCCGGTCTGGGTCCGCGTGAAGAACGCGATCGGCATCCGCTGCACGTGGTCGAAGACCTTCGTGCGCATGTCGTAGATCAGGCCCTCGCCGATCCGGGCCGACACGAATCGCTGGCCGAGCGAGAGGCCGGCGTCGACGACGGCGAGGCCGGCCACCAGGAAGGCGAGGCTCACGATGAGGCCGGAGTTGTGCAGCAGGATGCCCTGGTTGATGATCTCTCGGAGGATGAGCGGGTTGATCGCTCCGATGACGGCGTCGATCACGACGAGAACGAGGAAGAACGCCAGGATCTTGCGGTACGGCGACGCGAACCGCAGGATGCGCTTGACGGTCCCGGGCGCCACCTTGGCGTCGGTGACCGACTGGTCGCGACGCATCGATCGCATCGCTCCCCACATCGGGCCGGCGTGCCCCATCAGCGAGCTCCCGGGGAAGCAGTCGTGCCGTCGCGATCAGCGTCCAGGGCGACGAGGAGGCTGAGCAGCGTCGTGCGGTCTTGGTCGGTGAGCCGGCCGAACAGGCTCTCGGCGCTCGCTCGGCGGGCATGGTCCATGCGTGCCAGCACCGACCGCCCCGCCACGGTCGGCGTGACGAGGACCGAGCGGCGATCGTTGGGATCGACCTCGCGGCCGACGAGGCCGGCCTCCTCGAGGCTGTCGACCATCGTCGTCACGGACCGGGGGACGATCTCGAGGCTGGCGGCCAGGTCGGCCATGCGCATCGGCTCGGGGGCACGGGCCAACACCCGCATGACTCGGGCCTGCCCGAACGTCACGCCGAGCGGGGCGAGCTCCTTCGCCGAGCCGCGCCGGAGCCGCCACGAGGCCCGCACCAGGAGCTCGGCGAGCTGACCCATCTCCGGGGTCGACCCGGGCGCCGGCCGGCCCCGGGTCATCGGGGCCCCTCGGCCCGGCCGCGCAGTCGTGATCCACCCGTCATTCGCTGAGGATAGCACATAGTGAGGGATGCTCCCTAATGTCGGGCTCGGGGTGCCGGCCCGGCGGCCCGCGGCGTCGCTTCGTGGCGTCGACCCATAGGCTCCCGCCGGTCTCCGAGACGGGCGCGAACGCAGGAGGAGGAAGCCCGTGCCGCTTCGCCGGAGGGTCGCCGAGGAGCTGCGGGGCAGCGAGCTCGACGTGAATCCGCTGTACGCGGGGATCGGCGAGGCGACGATCCCCCGCTTCGAGCTGTCGGGCGGTGAGCTGCCGCCGGCGACCGCGGCCCAGATCGTGCGCGACGAGCTGATGCTCGACGGCAACGCCCGCCTGAACCTGGCCACCTTCGTGAGCACCTGGATGGAGCCCGAGGCCGTGCGTCTCATGGCCTCGTGCTTCGACAAGAACATGGTGGACCGCGACGAGTATCCGCAGACCGCCGAGCTCGAACGTCGGTGCGTCAACATCCTCGCCACGCTCTGGAACGCGCAGGCGGACGAGCAGCCGATCGGAACTTCGACCACCGGCTCGAGCGAGGCCGCGATGCTCGGCGGGCTGGCGCTGAAGCGGCGTTGGGAGTCACGCCGCCGGGCGAGCGGTCTCGGCACCGAGCGCCCGAACCTGGTCATGGGGGTCAACGTCCAGGTGTGCTGGGAGAAGTTCTGCCGGTACTTCGACGTCGAGCCGCGCCTCGTGCCGATCGAGGCCGGACGGCACCATCTGACCGCGGGCGCAGCGTTGCCTCACTGCGACGACCACACGATCGGCGTCGTCGGGATCCTCGGGTCGACCTTCGACGGGAGCTACGAGCCGATCGCCGACCTCGCCACCGCCCTCGACCGGCTGCACGCCGGCGGAGGGCCCGACATCCCGATCCACGTCGACGCGGCGTCGGGCGGCTTCGTCGCTCCGTTCCTGGACCCGGACCTGCAGTGGGACTTTCGCCTGCCACGCGTCGCGTCCATCAACGCCTCGGGCCACAAGTATGGGCTCGTGTACCCGGGAGTCGGCTGG harbors:
- a CDS encoding glutamate decarboxylase — translated: MYAGIGEATIPRFELSGGELPPATAAQIVRDELMLDGNARLNLATFVSTWMEPEAVRLMASCFDKNMVDRDEYPQTAELERRCVNILATLWNAQADEQPIGTSTTGSSEAAMLGGLALKRRWESRRRASGLGTERPNLVMGVNVQVCWEKFCRYFDVEPRLVPIEAGRHHLTAGAALPHCDDHTIGVVGILGSTFDGSYEPIADLATALDRLHAGGGPDIPIHVDAASGGFVAPFLDPDLQWDFRLPRVASINASGHKYGLVYPGVGWTVWRDDAALPTELVFSVSYLGGSQSTFSLTFSRPGAPVIAQYFNFLRLGRDGYRHVQAATRDVARRLAAGVGALGPFELISEARQLPVFAFTLREDQTRYSVFDVSRALRERGWLVPAYPFPPDLEHLDVLRIVVRNGFSRDLADLLLDDLRESVTELERQREPFSRPVAGFHH
- a CDS encoding MarR family transcriptional regulator produces the protein MTRGRPAPGSTPEMGQLAELLVRASWRLRRGSAKELAPLGVTFGQARVMRVLARAPEPMRMADLAASLEIVPRSVTTMVDSLEEAGLVGREVDPNDRRSVLVTPTVAGRSVLARMDHARRASAESLFGRLTDQDRTTLLSLLVALDADRDGTTASPGAR
- a CDS encoding ABC transporter ATP-binding protein, producing the protein MRSMRRDQSVTDAKVAPGTVKRILRFASPYRKILAFFLVLVVIDAVIGAINPLILREIINQGILLHNSGLIVSLAFLVAGLAVVDAGLSLGQRFVSARIGEGLIYDMRTKVFDHVQRMPIAFFTRTQTGALVTRLNNDVLGAQEAFTDVLSTVIGNLISVAFILVVMFLLSWELTLVALLILPVFVLPARWLGRRLQSITREAYALNAQMNTTMTERFNVAGALLVKLFGHPSEETRSFASRAGRVRDIGVIQAMYARFFFVALTLTAALATALVYGWGGVLAVNGALNIGTLVALTAYLARLYGPLTQLSNINVDVMTTLVSFERVFEVLDLPPMIAEKPDAVTIPRGPARIDFEHVDFGYPSADEVSLASLESVASLVHTPSEQVLFDVTFRAEPGTMTALVGPSGGGKTTLSHLVPRLYDARSGAVRINGIDVRDATLDSLRASIGMVTQDAHMFHETIRSNLLYARRDATDDDLVAALQAAQIWALVGSLPDGLDTVVGDRGYRLSGGEKQRLAIARLLLKAPDIVVLDEATAHLDSDSELAVQRALQTALAGRTSLVIAHRLSTVRDADQILVVDAGHIVERGSHDELLAADGLYAELYRTQFERQGAHEPPLASPANQPA